AATGCGGCACGTGCATTATTAGCTGTTACCCGTCAATCAGGGAATGTTTGTATGAAAAACGTAGAAATAAAAGAAATAAGGTATCTGGATCCTTTTGATATAATAAAGAAATGAGAAAAGTAGTTGGAAAAGTGACAGAGGAAGAGAAGTGTGAAATTCAACAACTCTTTGAACGTCAGAATGGCTTGAATGAATTAGCTAAAATTGTATCTGCTGATAACGATGCTTTATATGAGAAATTAGTGAAGGACTTAGGCGAGACTGGAGCCAAGTTTCAGGACTGGTGGAATCGTATGGCGGAGTATTATCAGTGGGAGAGTGGAGAAGGCGCTCATTGGGAGATTGATTTTGTGACTAATGATATTAACTTAGTTTATGAATGAGGTTTTCTTGAATGAATGTTGGGAATGAGTGATTTTTTAGTATAAACAATTAGTAAAATGAATGTATTATGAAGCAAATTTTATGGAAAATGGCTGCATGTATGGCAGTAGTGCTGTTATCGTTTAGTGTATGTTCTTGTGGCGATGATGATGAAGATTCGGTGGGTTCACGTGATTTGTTACTTGGAACTTGGAATGGTGTGTACTATCTCGACCAGGAATGGGAGGATGGTGAAATGGTGAATAACCATAAAGAGGATTTTGTGAATGGTACCAATCGCTATTCTATTGAATTCAAAGAAGATGGAACTTACGTAGAGAAAGATGTCTATAATCTTTCAGGTGGTACTAATTATTATCATGGAACATGGACATATTCAGGTAATAAGCTTACCATGATTGATGCTGACGACGAAGGATATACAGAAGTTTGGACGGTGACCAAGATGACTGAGACAGAGCTAGTGTATGAACTTCGTGAAAAAGAGAAAGAAGATGGAAGC
The DNA window shown above is from Bacteroides faecium and carries:
- a CDS encoding lipocalin family protein, with product MKQILWKMAACMAVVLLSFSVCSCGDDDEDSVGSRDLLLGTWNGVYYLDQEWEDGEMVNNHKEDFVNGTNRYSIEFKEDGTYVEKDVYNLSGGTNYYHGTWTYSGNKLTMIDADDEGYTEVWTVTKMTETELVYELREKEKEDGSVYEYYEQHAFVR
- a CDS encoding CXXX repeat peptide modification system protein encodes the protein MRKVVGKVTEEEKCEIQQLFERQNGLNELAKIVSADNDALYEKLVKDLGETGAKFQDWWNRMAEYYQWESGEGAHWEIDFVTNDINLVYE